The genome window CGGGGGTAAAATACTTTTTTACAAAATGGGTGTCAAAGTTACCTGACACAAACGCTTCATGCTGCATTACAAACTTTCCGAAACCCAATGTTGTTGTTATCCCGGTGATATGGTATTCATCAATAGCGCGAATCATTCGTTCAATGGCTTCCTCCCGGTCCTTACCATAACTTACCAACTTGGCAATCATGGGATCGTAATATATTGGGATTTCCATTCCCTGTTCAAAGCCATCATCTACCCTAACCCCTGGCCCCTTTGGGGTAACATAAGTTTGCAGGGTACCAATATCCGGTAAAAAGTTATTGTCAGGGTCTTCCGCATAAACACGCAGCTCTATAGCGTGCCCGTTGATTTTAAGGTCCTCCTGTTTAAAACTAATGGCTTCGCCCCTTGCTATTTTTATCTGTTCTTTTACCAGGTCAACCCCGCTAATCAGCTCAGTAACTGGGTGTTCCACCTGCAGGCGGGTATTCATTTCTAAAAAGTAGAAGTTTAATTGCTCGTCCATTATAAATTCCACCGTACCCGCGCCCGTGTAATTAACAGATCTTGCTACATCAACCGCACATTTGCCCATCTGCTCTCTAATTGCCGGCGTTAGTCCCGACGAAGGAGCTTCCTCAATTACTTTTTGGTGGCGGCGCTGCACAGAGCAATCGCGTTCAAACAAATGCAGGATATTTCCATGACTATCGCCCAGCACCTGGATCTCTATATGCCGCGGCGACGATACATAGCGCTCAATAAATACAGCGCCGTCGCCAAACGCTGAAACAGCTTCTGATACGGCCAGGTGCATTTGTTCTTCAAACTCTGTTACGTTTTCAACAACCCGCATCCCTTTTCCGCCGCCGCCGGCAGCAGCCTTTATTAATATAGGAAACCCCACTTCGACAGCGCGTAGTTTAGCTTCATTAATATCTGTAATAGCTTGCTCTGTTCCCGGTACCATGGGGATATTATATTTTAGCGCCGCAGCTTTTGCCGACAGCTTGTTGCCCATTATTTCCATTGCCTCGGGCGATGGGCCGATCAAAATCAACCCCGCCTCCCTAACCTGGCGGGCAAATGAGGCATTTTCGCTCAAAAAACCATACCCGGGATGAATAGCTTCGGCCCCTGTTTTGCGGCAGGCGTCAATAATTTTGCTTCCTACAAGGTATGACTTACTTGATGGTGATTCTCCTATATGTACAGCTTCATCAGCATAGCGTACATGGAGCGCATTACGGTCAGCATCTGCATAAACAGCTACTGTTTTAATACCCATTTCGCGCGCCGAGCGCATAATTCTTAAGGCTATTTCGCCACGGTTAGCTACAAGGATTTTTTGCATAGACAATTCAAAGTTAGAAGAATTGAATGAATTTTATGAACGTTGAAGAAATAAGCCGTTCCACAACTCTTCCATAACTAATTGTAAAATATTATTATAAATAGCTAAATTAAATATTACTACAAACAGCAAATATCACGTAACCTTAGGGCTGATATTTCCGTAAAAATCGAAAAATACTTGGAAAACCCCTTTATATGAATATTCTAATTCCTTTTGTGAAAGTGCTTATGGTACTTGGCGTTATTTTAATAATCGGAGTATTGTTTTTTAGCTACCTGAAACATTTAAAAAGAACAAGGTATCCTAACTGGAAATTCCCTGATTACGTTAGCGTGGGTTACGCAGAGTATTTATATAATAAATATATCAAAAGAACCGTCAAGTAGTTACCGGTACATTTGTTAATAGCAACTCCAGGAATTTAAGATCAAGCCAGCGGTTAAACTTATACCCTACTTCTTTAAAGTGAGCTACTTCCGTAAAACCGAATGAACGGTGGAGGTTTATACTTATTTCATTATCGGCGCTAATGCCAGCCAGCAATGCGTGTATATTCATTTGGAGCGCGGCGTCAATTAATGACTGCAGCATAATTTTGCTGATCCCTTTTCCTCTGAACGAGGCTTCCACATACACGGACAACTCAGCGGTATAGCGGTAACATGGCCAAACCCTGAAATGCCCAAAACTGCAATAACCGGCTACCTTGCCATCAATAGCAGCCACAAATACAGGGAAGTTGTTGTTAACCCGGTCATAGTACCAGTCTTTCCGCATTTGCAGGGTATGCGGTTGCTCACTATACACTGCAGTTGTGTTTACTATTACGTCATTATAAATCTCAAGCATCGCCGGCAGGTCATCCTCGCGTGCATCTCTAATTATTACGTTGTTCATAATTGGTATAAAGCAAAACACCCTTTAACTTAAGGCTAAAGGGTGTTTGTTATTTTATTGTTTGTGATCACCTTGCGGAACACCGATGCCACCGGGGCTAGGTGCACCACCCGGAGGAGGGCCACCCGGGCCTCTTCTGCGTTCAGGAACTTTTACTTCAGGGTGTGACTCGCCGTGGTGACAAGTGTTACAGTTAACACCGCTTTTCATCACCATACCCAGTGAATCCTTTTTTGCCTCAAAATATTTTTGGTTGATCTTGTTCATCATTTTATACATTTTGCGGGCCATTTCCTTTTCGGGTTTGGCATCACTTGCAAAATCCATCTTCTTTTCGGCCTCGTTGCGTACGTGGCAAAAATTGCAATGCACGCCCAATGAATGAGACCACTCATCCATTACCTGGTCAAGTTGCCGGTCTGTAATGTGCTTAGGCAGCACTTTAAGGTTTTTAAATTCCTTGTCGGGGGCCATGGAAGTGAGCGCTACAATTGAAACTACTGACGCTAAACCTAATGTTACCCAAATCTTTTTGTTGATCAACATATTGTCATGATTAAGTCATCTAAAATATAACATTACTTTGAATGTTCCAACAAAGAATAAAGATATAAACTATTACAGCGTAACTTTTTCATTACAACACCAGCTGATACCAATTGATTTTTAAATAAATAAAAATAAATTTGGTTTATTACGAATTAGTCGTAGATTTACGAAACAATCGTAAAAAGATGGAAAAGTTATCAAAACAAGAAGAAGAAGCAATGCAGGCAGTTTGGCAGTGCGGCAAGGGTTTTATAAAAGATTTTCTTGACCTGATGGAAGAGCCTAAACCACCCTACACCACCCTGGCATCAACCGTAAAAAACCTTGAGCGCAAGGGGTTTGTAGCGGGCGAAAAAATGGGTAACTCGTTCCGTTATGCCCCGGTAATACTGGAGGAGGACTATAAAAAGAAATTCATGAACGGCTTTGTGAGCGATTACTTTGAAAACTCTTACAAAAACCTGGTTACTTTTTTTGCCAATGAAAAAAAGATCAGTGCCAATGAATTGAAAGAGATCATAAAACTTATTGAAAACCCTAAATCCTAAACGCTATGCCCGCTTTATTCGTTTTCCTGTTTAAAGTAAATATTGCCCTACTGTTGTTTTGTGCAGGTTATTACCTGGTGTTAAGGCACCTTACCTTTTATACTTTAAACCGTATTTACCTGGTTGCAGCAATATTATTTGCTACCATTTACCCTAAAATAAACCTTTCCGGTTTTTTAGAGAATCACCAGCAAATAGCAAAACCGGTGCAGGTTATAGTACTTAACTGGCAGGTACCTGCAAAGGCGTTGGTTAAACCCATAGCCAAACCTGATTATTGGGTGTGGGCCGAAGTGGTTTTATGGACAGGTATAGCCTTGTTTGCCTTACGCTTAATGGTGCAGCTTTACTCATTGTACAAGCTTTACCGCAGCTCAACAGCGGCTAAGATCTACGATCACGAGGTAAGACTCATCAATAGTGATAGCGGCCCATTTTCTTTCTGGAAAAGCATTTATATCAATCCAGCAAAGCATGACCCGGCCGACCTGAAGTCAATCTTATTACACGAACAGATCCATGTTAGTGAATGGCATACGCTGGATGTGTTACTGGCGGAACTTAGCACCATATTTTATTGGTTCAATCCAGGTGTTTGGCTGATGAAAAAAGCAGTTAGAGAAAACATAGAGTTTATAACCGACAGAAGGATATTGAACACCGGAACAGATAGCAAGCAGTATCAATATAGCCTGGTAAATGTTAGCTTTTCTGCCGCGCCGCAGGGGATTGTAAACCATTTTAACATATCAACCATAAAAAAAAGAATTATCATGATGAACGCAAAAAGATCTTCTAAATTCAACCTTACCCGTTACGCATTTTTAGTTCCGGCTGTGGTAGTGCTATTATTGGTTTTCAGCATTTCAAAAGCGGCACTTATTAAAAAATCCTCCCCTGTTGTTAAGAGTTTAGCAGCTGTTGAAAACAAGCTAACTATAGGTGCGATAAAAAGCACTGCTGGTAATAAAGCTAAAGCCAGCATTAATTTAACGGTTAAAAGCAACTGGTTAAACATGCCCGCAGCGAAAGTTACAGATACCATACGAAAGGGTAAATTTTTTATTAGAGTTGACGGCAAAAATGATTCTGCAAACTACATTATAGATGGCGTTAAAGCAACCCGCAACGATTTGAAAGCACTTGACCCCGGTAAAATTGAGAGCGTTGTAGTGTACAGTGGTGTTAACCTTAACAAATTCATTCCCGGCATAGATGACAAAAAAGGGGTGATTTGTATCACCACAATTAACTCTGAGGCAGGCAGAAAATTCAAAGAGAAATTAGATGGCAAGGGTGGCAATCCCCCTGTTATAGCAGGTGTTGGCGATACCGGAACAAAACCAAATGGCTTAACCAAGGTAATGATTGTTGGTAGCAGTTCATCAGGTTCGGGCAATATAGCCGGCAATGATGATTCGGACAATAGCATAACAGTGACAGGGTCAAACAGCGGTGCTAACAAAGTTCAGGCTTTCAACATCGTAACTAAAAACGGAACTACACCCGCAACATTGACGTTACGCAAAAACTCAAAAAACGATGTAATTGTACAGGGTTATTCCAGCGGTAAAAGCTGGGACACCTCTCAGGTGAGGTATACCTTTTCTCTTGACACCGGGACCACCCGCCATTTAAACGCAAAACCATATAACATTAAAGGCGTTGTTAATTATAATTCAAACCTGACGTTTGCTAATTCAAACTCCAGGTTCAGCCTCAATCACCTTTCTGATAAGCTGGTGATCATCAATGGTAAAATGGCATCTGTATCTGATTTGAAAAAACTTTCAGCATTTGACATTGACAAAATGGTGCTTAAAACAGATGATGAAACCAAAGAACTTTACGGTGAAAAAGCCAAAAACGGTATCGTATTTATAGTGACCCGAAAGAGCAGGTAATTAATTCAAATTGAGCTGATAAGGTTATAGCACCAGCACTAAGGTCAGTTAATAGTTCTTGTATGATATCTCCAAATCAGCTCAATCCAATTTATATCACCTAACTTAATCAACCTAACTGGCTTCGGCCAGTTTTTCTTTTTCCAGTATCTCAAGCAGCGCTTTTTCAGCAACATTCAAATCCGATGCATCGACATCTTTATGCTCGTCAATGTTTTTAATGTATTTAAAGATTGCCCCGTCTTCGTAGCTTTTGATAATAGTGGGATGCACATAATACTTTTTGCAGACCGTAC of Mucilaginibacter xinganensis contains these proteins:
- the accC gene encoding acetyl-CoA carboxylase biotin carboxylase subunit, giving the protein MQKILVANRGEIALRIMRSAREMGIKTVAVYADADRNALHVRYADEAVHIGESPSSKSYLVGSKIIDACRKTGAEAIHPGYGFLSENASFARQVREAGLILIGPSPEAMEIMGNKLSAKAAALKYNIPMVPGTEQAITDINEAKLRAVEVGFPILIKAAAGGGGKGMRVVENVTEFEEQMHLAVSEAVSAFGDGAVFIERYVSSPRHIEIQVLGDSHGNILHLFERDCSVQRRHQKVIEEAPSSGLTPAIREQMGKCAVDVARSVNYTGAGTVEFIMDEQLNFYFLEMNTRLQVEHPVTELISGVDLVKEQIKIARGEAISFKQEDLKINGHAIELRVYAEDPDNNFLPDIGTLQTYVTPKGPGVRVDDGFEQGMEIPIYYDPMIAKLVSYGKDREEAIERMIRAIDEYHITGITTTLGFGKFVMQHEAFVSGNFDTHFVKKYFTPGSLQNDADDEAKIAAMVFERLLGEKKLKIAAVADGEISNWVKNRR
- a CDS encoding GNAT family N-acetyltransferase, which translates into the protein MNNVIIRDAREDDLPAMLEIYNDVIVNTTAVYSEQPHTLQMRKDWYYDRVNNNFPVFVAAIDGKVAGYCSFGHFRVWPCYRYTAELSVYVEASFRGKGISKIMLQSLIDAALQMNIHALLAGISADNEISINLHRSFGFTEVAHFKEVGYKFNRWLDLKFLELLLTNVPVTT
- a CDS encoding c-type cytochrome — encoded protein: MLINKKIWVTLGLASVVSIVALTSMAPDKEFKNLKVLPKHITDRQLDQVMDEWSHSLGVHCNFCHVRNEAEKKMDFASDAKPEKEMARKMYKMMNKINQKYFEAKKDSLGMVMKSGVNCNTCHHGESHPEVKVPERRRGPGGPPPGGAPSPGGIGVPQGDHKQ
- a CDS encoding BlaI/MecI/CopY family transcriptional regulator, with product MEKLSKQEEEAMQAVWQCGKGFIKDFLDLMEEPKPPYTTLASTVKNLERKGFVAGEKMGNSFRYAPVILEEDYKKKFMNGFVSDYFENSYKNLVTFFANEKKISANELKEIIKLIENPKS
- a CDS encoding M56 family metallopeptidase, encoding MPALFVFLFKVNIALLLFCAGYYLVLRHLTFYTLNRIYLVAAILFATIYPKINLSGFLENHQQIAKPVQVIVLNWQVPAKALVKPIAKPDYWVWAEVVLWTGIALFALRLMVQLYSLYKLYRSSTAAKIYDHEVRLINSDSGPFSFWKSIYINPAKHDPADLKSILLHEQIHVSEWHTLDVLLAELSTIFYWFNPGVWLMKKAVRENIEFITDRRILNTGTDSKQYQYSLVNVSFSAAPQGIVNHFNISTIKKRIIMMNAKRSSKFNLTRYAFLVPAVVVLLLVFSISKAALIKKSSPVVKSLAAVENKLTIGAIKSTAGNKAKASINLTVKSNWLNMPAAKVTDTIRKGKFFIRVDGKNDSANYIIDGVKATRNDLKALDPGKIESVVVYSGVNLNKFIPGIDDKKGVICITTINSEAGRKFKEKLDGKGGNPPVIAGVGDTGTKPNGLTKVMIVGSSSSGSGNIAGNDDSDNSITVTGSNSGANKVQAFNIVTKNGTTPATLTLRKNSKNDVIVQGYSSGKSWDTSQVRYTFSLDTGTTRHLNAKPYNIKGVVNYNSNLTFANSNSRFSLNHLSDKLVIINGKMASVSDLKKLSAFDIDKMVLKTDDETKELYGEKAKNGIVFIVTRKSR